From the genome of Longispora fulva:
GGGGACACCCGGGAGGCGCTGGCGGAGATCGTGCCGGTGTTCGGGAGTACCGAGAATCCGATCGACGTGACCGCGAGCGTGATGCGGGACCGGACCCTGGTGGAGCGGTGCCTGAGCGCTGTGGACCGCGATCCGGGCGTGGACGCGGTCGTGCTGTGTTTCTGCGTCCTGACCGGCGACGACGTCACCGGGATCGTGGACGCGCTCCGTCAGGTCACGAAGCCGGTGGTCGTGGCCCGGACGGGGGCCGAGCATCTGGCTCCGGCGGCGACGGCGATGCTGCGGGCGCTCGGCGTGGCGTCGTTCCCGACCCCGGCGCGCGCGGTTCGGGCCCTGGCCGCGACCCTGCGGCAAGCCGCGTCCACGACCATCGACGCCGACACCGCCCCCGAAGCCGACGGCGGCACCGAGCCGATCACCGACGAATGGCGGCTCAAGGAGGCGTTGCGCGCCGCGGGCGTCCCCGTCCCGCGTGGCCGGTTCCTCGACAGCCCCGCCGACTTCGACTTCGAGCGCGCCGTCCTCAAGGCCGTCGCCCCCGGCCTGGTGCACAAGACCGAGGCGGGCGGCGTGATCCTGAACGTCACGAAGGAGAACGTGGCCGAGGCGTTCCGGAAGATCGCGACGATCGGTCGGGTGTGGGCCGAGGAGCAGGTCGGCGGAGGGGTGGAGGTCCTGGTCGGGATCTCGCCGAGCCCGCTCGGCCGGGTGCTGACGATCGGGGCCGGCGGCACGCTCGCCGAGCTGCTCGACGACGTGGCGATCCGCCTGCTGCCGGCCGATCCGGCGACCATGCTGGAAGAGCTGAAGATCGCAAGACTGCTCGACGGGTACCGGGGGAAGCCGGCCCTGGACACCTCGGCGCTGCTCGACGTCGTGGCCGGGCTCGTGGCGCTCACCGCGCGCTGGCCGGCCGACATCGCGGTGGAGCTCAATCCGGTACTCGTCAGGGAGCGCGGTGCCGTCGTCCTCGACGCCGCGGCCGTCAGGGAGGTCTGAAGTGGACGTTGGCACTCTGGTGACCAGGGCGGCCCGGCGGTACGCCGACCGGATCGCGCTGGACGGCCCCCAGGGCACGAGTACGTTCGCGGAGCTGGGGGACCGGGTCCAGCGGCTCGCGCGCGGGCTGCTGGAGCTGGGCCTGAAGCCGGGTGACCGGGTGCTGGACCTGCAGCCGAACCAGAACACGTACGTGGAGACGGATCTGGCGTTGGCCACGGCCGGCCTGGTCCGGGTGGCGCTGAACTACCGGCTGCACGCCGACGACTGGGCGCGGATCGCCGAGGACTCCGGGGCGGTGGGCATCATCCGCGACCCGAGGTACGACCCGGGCCTCGACCTGCCCCACCAGGTGGTGATCGGCGAGAACTACGAGCGGATCATGGCTGCGGGCTCCGTCGACGCGCACCACGAGCTGGTCAGCCTGAACTACACGTCCGGGACGACGGGCCGGCCGAAGGGCGTCCGGCGCACGCACCGCAACCGGTACGCGAGCCTGATGAACATGACCTACGACGTGCTCGGCGGTCCGCCCGGCCCCGACGACGTGTACCTGCACGCCGGGCCGATCACGCACACGTCCGGGCTGTTCCTGCTGCCGTTCCTCGCGGCGGGCGCGACCCAGGTGATCCTGCCGCAGTTCGACGCGGCCTCGGTGGTGGACGCGGTGCGCACCAAGGGGGTCACGCACACGGCACTCGTGCCGACGATGGTGGCCCGGCTGCTGGCGACCGGC
Proteins encoded in this window:
- a CDS encoding class I adenylate-forming enzyme family protein translates to MDVGTLVTRAARRYADRIALDGPQGTSTFAELGDRVQRLARGLLELGLKPGDRVLDLQPNQNTYVETDLALATAGLVRVALNYRLHADDWARIAEDSGAVGIIRDPRYDPGLDLPHQVVIGENYERIMAAGSVDAHHELVSLNYTSGTTGRPKGVRRTHRNRYASLMNMTYDVLGGPPGPDDVYLHAGPITHTSGLFLLPFLAAGATQVILPQFDAASVVDAVRTKGVTHTALVPTMVARLLATGESLPELRMLAYAGAPMAPEQIRQAMAQLTPNLVQYYGLVEAIPPVTILDAADHARDDLLASAGRPGIGVDLRIVDEEGRPVADGVIGEVVTRGEHVMGGYWGVAGDTHRVVRDGWLHTGDLGRLENDRLWLVDRKGDMIITGGYNVYPSEVEAVIAEVPGVREVAVIGVADPDWGQRIVALYTGTATPEEVDKHCRNRLASFKKPKEIHARADFPLNSTGKIAKNVLRAEYV